From a single Prosthecobacter sp. genomic region:
- a CDS encoding sigma-70 family RNA polymerase sigma factor, whose amino-acid sequence MTAIAPSTEVDLTVEEDIRLLKRIAERDAASFQAFYKKYSGLIFASISNVLNDHHDTEDVMQEVLVQVWNKAHLYESRKGKPLTWLTTLARNRAIDRIRSKQRRSRLNDDFETENKKDQFEFEPSGHENLEFKERDGILHQAVSRLTPDQREAIELTYFNGLTQAEVAERLHEPLGTIKARIRRGVNRLEMLVKPRLS is encoded by the coding sequence ATGACTGCCATCGCCCCCTCCACCGAAGTGGATCTCACGGTTGAAGAAGACATCCGCCTGCTGAAGCGGATCGCCGAGCGTGATGCGGCCAGCTTCCAAGCCTTCTACAAGAAGTACAGCGGCCTCATTTTCGCCTCGATTTCCAACGTCCTGAACGACCACCACGACACCGAAGACGTGATGCAAGAGGTGCTGGTTCAAGTCTGGAACAAGGCCCATCTCTACGAATCTCGGAAAGGCAAGCCTCTCACCTGGCTCACCACCTTGGCCCGCAATCGTGCCATTGACCGCATCCGCTCCAAACAGCGACGCTCCAGGCTCAATGACGACTTCGAGACCGAAAACAAGAAGGATCAGTTCGAGTTTGAGCCTTCAGGTCATGAAAACCTCGAGTTCAAAGAGCGCGACGGCATCCTGCACCAAGCCGTCTCCCGCCTCACACCCGACCAGCGCGAAGCCATTGAGCTGACTTATTTCAACGGCCTCACTCAGGCCGAGGTGGCCGAGCGTCTGCACGAACCTCTAGGCACCATCAAGGCGCGTATCCGTCGTGGTGTGAATCGCCTCGAAATGCTCGTGAAGCCGCGCCTTTCCTGA
- a CDS encoding sulfatase, whose translation MIRILPAFFFLTVVLHAAEKPNVIFLLADDLGRQDLGCYGSTFYETPNLDRIAKEGALFTNGYAACPVCSPTRAAVQTGRWPQRTGVTDYIGAAMKPELWKRNTLLLPAPYTDRLAHEEVTMGEMMKSSGYATFFAGKWHLGPEGYWPENQGYDSNMGGVDRGGPYGPGKYFTPYNNPRLPDGPPGEHLPDRLATETCKFIEANKNKPFFACYSFYDVHTPLNARADLTAKYEEKRKKLGLEPKFGREEPRDVRLVQEHAVYAAMVEAMDLAVGKILSKLDELDLAKNTLIIFTSDNGGLSTSEGSPTSNLPLRGGKGWLYEGGIREPLLIRWPAVLKAGQTIDTPVCSPDYFATLMDVAGGKTTTKVDGVSLRPLLEGKGDLPERSLCWHYPHYGNQGGAPGAAIRRGDWKLIQWFEKPDEPELYNLRDDLSETKNLATQEPKRVKTLLAELQAWQKDVGALLPVKNTAYNPAQPNGRIAANPAKGAKKKK comes from the coding sequence ATGATTCGAATCCTGCCTGCGTTCTTTTTTCTGACGGTCGTGCTCCACGCCGCTGAGAAACCCAATGTGATCTTTCTCCTCGCCGATGATCTTGGCCGGCAGGATCTCGGCTGTTACGGCAGCACCTTTTACGAGACGCCGAATCTGGATCGCATTGCGAAGGAAGGGGCTCTTTTCACCAATGGTTATGCGGCTTGCCCCGTGTGTTCGCCCACACGTGCGGCGGTGCAAACCGGTCGCTGGCCACAGCGCACGGGCGTGACGGACTACATCGGTGCCGCGATGAAGCCCGAGCTTTGGAAGCGCAATACGTTGCTGCTGCCGGCACCGTATACTGATCGCCTCGCGCACGAGGAGGTGACGATGGGCGAGATGATGAAGAGCTCGGGTTACGCCACCTTCTTCGCCGGGAAGTGGCATCTCGGGCCAGAAGGTTACTGGCCGGAGAATCAGGGCTACGACAGCAACATGGGTGGCGTGGATCGCGGTGGTCCTTATGGCCCTGGGAAGTATTTCACGCCCTACAATAACCCGCGTCTGCCAGACGGCCCGCCGGGCGAGCACTTGCCGGACCGGCTGGCGACTGAGACCTGCAAGTTCATCGAAGCGAACAAGAACAAGCCCTTCTTCGCCTGCTACTCCTTTTATGACGTTCACACGCCGCTGAACGCCCGCGCTGATTTGACGGCCAAGTATGAAGAAAAACGCAAGAAACTCGGGCTTGAGCCGAAGTTTGGCCGTGAGGAGCCGCGCGATGTGCGTCTCGTCCAAGAACACGCCGTCTATGCCGCGATGGTCGAGGCCATGGATCTTGCTGTGGGCAAGATTTTGTCGAAGCTCGACGAACTCGATCTCGCCAAGAACACGCTGATCATTTTCACCTCCGACAACGGCGGTCTGAGCACCAGCGAAGGTTCACCCACCTCGAATCTCCCGCTGCGAGGTGGCAAAGGCTGGCTCTACGAAGGTGGCATTCGCGAACCGCTGCTCATCCGCTGGCCCGCCGTGCTCAAAGCTGGACAAACCATCGACACGCCCGTGTGCAGCCCGGATTACTTCGCCACGCTGATGGATGTCGCTGGTGGCAAAACGACCACCAAAGTCGACGGCGTGAGCCTACGCCCGCTGCTCGAAGGCAAGGGCGACCTGCCGGAGCGGTCACTCTGCTGGCACTACCCGCACTACGGCAATCAAGGCGGTGCGCCGGGGGCTGCGATTCGCCGGGGCGACTGGAAACTCATCCAGTGGTTCGAGAAACCCGACGAGCCTGAGCTCTACAACCTGCGCGATGACTTGAGCGAAACGAAGAATCTCGCCACGCAGGAGCCGAAGCGTGTCAAAACACTGCTCGCCGAGCTGCAAGCCTGGCAAAAAGATGTCGGGGCTCTCCTGCCCGTAAAAAACACCGCCTACAACCCGGCCCAGCCCAATGGCCGCATCGCGGCGAATCCAGCGAAGGGCGCGAAGAAGAAAAAATAA
- a CDS encoding adenylate/guanylate cyclase domain-containing protein — protein sequence MPALTFRTKLILAMSLTVAAVTGSTLYMTQQRVQAAYQRQFEEQFRLQLTFFSERRVQQLGEIAKRCQRVTESVRITSALEEALMEDDPDLFYDNLDTEIALLTASADNPSITVIDPMGRALVPKKTRAYFLPQGTGDGRTSPLGRLVVRMSAGERRQQEIGYLTVADGTLSEFIVTTLINQATDDVLGALVMAFPLSDQGERAMHESSRQALLSGIWLDGLIHSQTIPAAMHDLLAKRVAAELKNTSSGTSRETIRVADMPHLLFHRVLNPGSLFPPAAQVGLYSMAEAVREQQQLRARILGFGAAALLGGMALILYLSHGFSRPIEALAAGTRRIAAGDFEVRVPVRGRDELGALAASFNEMAVELAQKERYKLLLAQVSDPQVADALMHGRVALGGEVRHASVLFCDIRGFTALTEGMPPQEVIAMLNEHMTAMTRVVHAHHGVVDKFVGDLIMAIFGAPKSYGDDTRLAVDCALEMLAVRRKLNAAAKQRIEMGIGVATGEMVAGCMGSDDRLNYTVLGERVNLASRLCSKAGAAELFIDEATHAALNGIFTAEPVEPMPLKGFSQPVAAFRLSLAETTGPVA from the coding sequence ATGCCCGCGCTCACTTTCCGCACGAAGCTGATCCTGGCGATGTCGCTCACTGTCGCCGCCGTGACAGGTTCGACGCTCTACATGACACAGCAGCGCGTGCAGGCGGCGTATCAGCGCCAGTTTGAGGAGCAGTTCCGCCTGCAGCTCACCTTTTTCAGCGAACGCCGCGTGCAGCAGCTCGGCGAGATCGCGAAACGCTGCCAGCGAGTGACGGAGTCCGTGCGCATCACCTCCGCGCTCGAAGAAGCGCTCATGGAGGACGACCCCGATCTCTTTTACGACAATCTTGACACCGAGATCGCGTTGCTGACCGCTTCTGCCGACAATCCTTCGATCACGGTGATTGATCCGATGGGCCGTGCGCTCGTGCCGAAGAAAACGCGGGCGTATTTTCTGCCGCAAGGCACGGGCGATGGCCGCACCAGTCCGCTGGGCCGGCTGGTGGTGCGCATGTCGGCAGGCGAACGCAGGCAGCAGGAGATCGGCTATCTCACAGTGGCGGATGGCACGCTGAGCGAGTTCATCGTCACCACGCTGATCAATCAGGCCACCGACGATGTGCTCGGCGCTTTGGTGATGGCGTTTCCTCTCAGTGACCAAGGCGAGCGCGCGATGCATGAATCCAGCCGGCAGGCGCTGCTCAGCGGCATCTGGCTGGACGGGCTCATCCATTCGCAGACCATTCCCGCCGCGATGCATGACCTGCTGGCAAAGCGTGTGGCGGCAGAACTTAAAAACACCTCCAGCGGCACCAGCCGCGAGACGATTCGTGTCGCGGACATGCCGCACTTGCTGTTTCACCGTGTGTTGAATCCAGGATCGCTGTTTCCACCGGCGGCTCAGGTGGGCCTGTATTCGATGGCGGAGGCGGTGCGCGAGCAGCAGCAGCTTCGTGCGCGCATTCTTGGTTTCGGTGCTGCAGCGCTCCTCGGCGGTATGGCGTTGATCTTGTATCTCTCGCATGGCTTCAGCCGTCCCATTGAAGCACTGGCCGCTGGAACTCGGCGCATTGCGGCGGGTGATTTCGAGGTGCGTGTTCCGGTGCGCGGGCGCGATGAACTCGGCGCACTGGCGGCGTCGTTCAATGAGATGGCCGTCGAGCTTGCGCAAAAGGAACGTTACAAACTGCTGCTCGCGCAGGTGAGTGATCCGCAGGTGGCGGACGCGTTGATGCATGGCCGCGTGGCATTGGGTGGCGAGGTGCGGCATGCCAGCGTGCTGTTTTGCGACATCCGCGGTTTCACCGCGCTCACCGAGGGCATGCCGCCGCAGGAAGTCATCGCCATGCTGAACGAGCACATGACCGCGATGACGCGCGTCGTTCACGCACACCACGGCGTGGTGGACAAATTTGTCGGCGATCTGATCATGGCGATCTTTGGCGCGCCGAAAAGCTACGGCGATGACACGCGGCTGGCGGTGGATTGTGCGCTGGAGATGCTCGCGGTGCGGCGGAAGTTGAATGCAGCGGCCAAACAGCGCATCGAGATGGGCATTGGTGTCGCCACGGGTGAGATGGTGGCCGGCTGCATGGGTTCTGACGACCGACTGAACTACACCGTGCTCGGCGAACGCGTGAACCTGGCCTCGCGCCTGTGCTCGAAGGCTGGCGCCGCCGAATTGTTCATCGACGAGGCCACGCACGCGGCGCTGAACGGCATTTTTACGGCGGAGCCAGTGGAGCCGATGCCGCTGAAGGGCTTTAGCCAGCCGGTGGCGGCGTTTCGATTGAGTCTTGCCGAAACGACCGGCCCTGTTGCATGA
- a CDS encoding carboxypeptidase regulatory-like domain-containing protein: MTRFFIHTLLLAACTGTLHAQGGIEGAVTLTGRPMGPPPTAHYALNAGQVAASPKQLAVVYLEVPGAKQQPPGQPLVMVQRGYQFAPGVLAVQTGTQVVFPNNDSDYHNVFSFSKTKRFDLGRFRKDETPPALTFDKAGVVRLYCEIHQHMRGVILVLDTPHFAITDADGRYRLSGLPAGTWQLKAWLDEKTTIMQDVTVTPGKTLRVDFAGVRTASTR, translated from the coding sequence ATGACGCGCTTTTTCATTCACACTTTGCTCCTGGCTGCCTGCACAGGCACTTTGCATGCGCAGGGCGGCATCGAAGGCGCGGTGACACTGACCGGCAGGCCGATGGGACCGCCGCCGACGGCGCACTATGCGCTGAACGCGGGCCAGGTGGCTGCCTCGCCGAAACAACTGGCCGTGGTCTATCTCGAAGTGCCGGGTGCCAAACAACAACCGCCGGGGCAGCCGCTGGTGATGGTGCAGCGCGGCTACCAGTTTGCGCCGGGCGTGCTGGCGGTGCAGACCGGCACGCAGGTGGTGTTTCCGAACAACGACAGCGACTATCACAACGTCTTTTCATTCTCGAAGACGAAGCGCTTCGACCTGGGGCGCTTTCGCAAAGACGAAACGCCGCCCGCGCTGACCTTCGACAAGGCGGGCGTGGTGCGGCTCTACTGCGAAATTCATCAGCACATGCGCGGCGTCATTCTCGTGCTCGACACACCGCACTTTGCCATCACGGACGCGGACGGGCGCTACCGGCTCAGCGGCCTGCCCGCCGGCACCTGGCAGCTCAAGGCCTGGCTGGATGAAAAAACCACCATCATGCAGGATGTGACGGTGACGCCGGGCAAAACGCTGCGCGTGGATTTTGCCGGCGTGCGCACCGCCAGCACCCGCTGA
- a CDS encoding protein kinase — MDTSSPSPDPFHGLNPASLMAAAAMPTDGGADTMPLAARDLPSLEEIAAAFPDLEILDLIGHGGMSAVFRVRQPKLDRIVALKVLPKALAATPGFAERFTREGRVLARLSHPNIVAVHDFGESGGFCYLIMEYVDGVNLRQAMRAGRFTPEQALNIIPSLCDALQFAHSQGVLHRDIKPENILLDSKGKVKIADFGIAKIISEDAGDAMLLTQSGARLGTAPYMAPEQIEQPSSVDHRADIYSLGVVFYEMLTGELPLGRFAAPSEKSAVGGNIDEIVFRALEKERGRRQQSAGEFKTQIEGLASMSASAQSSLARRFQSFEYKSKRTIFGRPLLHVTQGIDPTTGEKRVARGIFAFGEIAIGVFAFGGYARGWFACGGMAVGGVAIGGLSIGLLSWGGLALALLLAVGGLSVGPLATGGAALGWNAMGGIAAGWNAVGGLVVAQHGMGEKVIAPHVVKSLAEMPRALQIMSEASWLTSMGAFLWLPLMLPMLLVPWWARRQLEIGEGVDQAAARRASARVFWLFPALALLCGVLWWMLLRWTASGMADAARFIIPTVIGGVGCLLFLLSLPLWLRLVPMNSFYGVRLPSTFASDERWYAVNAVFGKHLTWWSLAVIAAGIAGFYQLPRHQDAYPWAAITLTLVAVAAAVAATLIWMHRHPLGRDTIKPHRLVRNLELVIPALVLMFFIRSFIARPYIVPHGNEPGVAKNSRWIASHLDTGFTPGDLIAYEHEGGQTWLARVITVETKGLRLKRASNPDEFFMPWDKIIGKMLFSYMSPGALPKS; from the coding sequence ATGGACACTTCATCCCCATCACCCGACCCGTTCCACGGCCTGAACCCGGCATCTCTCATGGCCGCCGCGGCCATGCCCACGGATGGTGGCGCCGACACCATGCCGCTCGCCGCACGCGATCTTCCTTCGCTGGAGGAAATCGCCGCCGCCTTCCCCGATCTCGAAATCCTCGATTTGATCGGCCACGGCGGCATGAGCGCCGTCTTCCGCGTCCGGCAGCCGAAGCTCGACCGCATCGTCGCGCTCAAGGTGCTGCCGAAGGCGCTCGCCGCCACGCCGGGTTTTGCCGAGCGCTTCACGCGCGAGGGACGCGTGCTCGCACGGCTCAGCCATCCCAACATTGTCGCCGTGCATGACTTCGGTGAGAGCGGCGGCTTCTGCTACCTCATCATGGAATATGTGGACGGCGTGAACCTGCGCCAGGCCATGCGAGCGGGCCGTTTCACGCCGGAGCAGGCGCTCAACATCATCCCCTCTCTCTGCGATGCGCTGCAATTCGCCCACAGCCAGGGCGTGCTGCATCGTGACATCAAACCGGAGAACATTTTGCTCGATTCCAAGGGCAAGGTCAAAATAGCCGACTTCGGTATTGCCAAAATCATCAGCGAAGATGCCGGTGATGCGATGCTGCTCACGCAAAGCGGCGCACGGCTCGGCACCGCGCCCTACATGGCCCCGGAGCAGATCGAGCAACCGAGCAGCGTCGATCATCGTGCGGACATCTACAGTCTTGGCGTCGTGTTTTACGAAATGCTCACCGGCGAGCTGCCGCTGGGTCGTTTCGCGGCGCCGTCGGAGAAATCGGCGGTCGGCGGCAACATCGACGAGATCGTGTTTCGAGCGTTGGAGAAAGAGCGTGGCCGCCGCCAGCAAAGCGCGGGCGAGTTCAAGACGCAGATCGAAGGTCTCGCCTCCATGTCCGCCTCGGCGCAGAGTTCGCTGGCGCGGCGCTTTCAAAGTTTTGAATACAAATCAAAGCGTACGATCTTCGGCAGGCCGCTGCTGCACGTCACGCAGGGCATTGATCCCACGACGGGCGAGAAGCGCGTGGCGCGTGGCATTTTCGCCTTCGGTGAGATCGCGATTGGTGTGTTTGCTTTCGGTGGTTATGCGCGCGGCTGGTTCGCGTGCGGCGGCATGGCGGTGGGCGGTGTGGCGATAGGCGGTTTGAGCATCGGGTTGCTCTCCTGGGGCGGTCTCGCGCTGGCACTGCTGCTCGCTGTCGGCGGTTTGAGTGTCGGTCCGCTGGCGACCGGTGGCGCTGCGCTCGGCTGGAACGCGATGGGTGGTATCGCTGCGGGCTGGAACGCCGTCGGCGGCCTCGTCGTCGCGCAGCATGGCATGGGTGAAAAAGTCATCGCGCCGCATGTGGTCAAGTCGCTCGCGGAAATGCCGCGCGCCTTGCAGATCATGTCGGAGGCATCATGGCTGACCAGTATGGGTGCGTTCTTGTGGCTACCGCTCATGCTGCCGATGCTGCTCGTGCCGTGGTGGGCGCGGCGGCAGTTGGAGATTGGCGAGGGTGTGGATCAAGCCGCGGCCCGGCGCGCATCGGCGCGAGTTTTCTGGCTGTTTCCAGCCCTCGCGTTGCTGTGCGGCGTGCTGTGGTGGATGCTGCTTCGCTGGACGGCCTCCGGTATGGCGGATGCGGCCCGCTTCATCATTCCCACTGTCATCGGTGGTGTGGGCTGCCTGCTTTTCTTGCTTAGCCTGCCGCTGTGGCTGCGCCTCGTGCCGATGAACTCATTTTACGGTGTGCGCCTGCCCTCCACCTTCGCCTCCGATGAGCGCTGGTATGCTGTGAACGCTGTTTTCGGCAAGCATCTGACTTGGTGGTCGCTTGCAGTCATCGCAGCGGGCATCGCGGGTTTTTATCAACTGCCGCGCCATCAGGACGCCTATCCTTGGGCGGCCATCACGCTCACGCTGGTCGCCGTCGCCGCCGCCGTGGCCGCCACGCTGATATGGATGCACCGGCATCCCTTGGGCCGTGATACCATCAAGCCCCACCGCCTTGTTCGCAATCTCGAACTAGTCATCCCGGCGCTCGTGCTGATGTTTTTCATTCGCTCGTTTATCGCCCGGCCCTACATCGTTCCGCACGGCAACGAACCCGGTGTTGCCAAAAACAGCCGCTGGATCGCCTCGCATCTCGACACCGGTTTCACACCGGGCGATCTCATCGCGTATGAGCATGAGGGCGGCCAGACATGGCTGGCCCGTGTCATCACCGTGGAAACCAAGGGCTTGCGCCTCAAACGTGCCAGCAACCCGGACGAGTTCTTCATGCCATGGGACAAGATCATCGGGAAGATGCTGTTTTCGTACATGTCGCCGGGTGCGCTGCCAAAATCATGA
- the aspS gene encoding aspartate--tRNA ligase — translation MIPNIFRTLHCNAVRSEHIGQTVTLCGWVNSARDHGGVIFIDLRDREGLTQVVFRPEENAELAAQSHTLRDEDVLQITGKVAARVAGTENAKLPTGDVEIVATECKVLNKADVLPFHLDRELSNEDLRMKYRYLDLRRERMNRNIRTRHKITNSARNYLDAAGFVEVETPILSNPTPEGARDFLVPARLNPGKFYALPQAPQQYKQLLMVAGLERYFQIARCFRDEDLRADRQPEFTQIDIEASFIERNDIITLVEGLLASMFKSGTGRDIPLPFPIMTYQEAMDRYGSDKPDTRYGNEIVDMADVFASSGFKIFRSTIEGGGVVRSINVKGFAGITTGQMIRLNEIATQAGMKVKQLAFIKVERDANGVLEYKSPLWKFFSPEEQQALIAKLKVEENDLIFFYAGTWQEACDILGRVRVEIANMTELTKGSTAFNFLWVVDFPLLAHDAETQSWVAVHHPFTRPKTEDIPLMEAGEYAKVRAEAYDVVLNGYELGGGSIRIHEKDLQAKMFSVLGVNEEEQAHKFGHLLDAFRFGAPPHGGLALGLDRVAMLVSGEDSIREVIAFPKNNKGADLMTDSPTTIDFKTLREIYIQSTFKEKKPEAAAPIGG, via the coding sequence ATGATCCCGAACATCTTCCGCACCCTTCACTGCAACGCCGTCCGCTCAGAGCACATCGGCCAGACCGTCACGCTCTGTGGCTGGGTGAATTCGGCCCGCGACCACGGCGGCGTCATCTTCATTGACCTGCGCGATCGCGAAGGACTGACACAGGTGGTCTTCCGCCCCGAGGAGAATGCTGAACTGGCCGCGCAGAGCCACACCTTGCGTGACGAGGACGTGCTGCAGATCACCGGCAAGGTCGCCGCGCGTGTCGCAGGCACGGAAAACGCCAAACTGCCGACGGGTGATGTCGAAATCGTCGCCACCGAATGCAAAGTGCTCAACAAGGCCGACGTGCTGCCCTTCCACCTCGACCGGGAGCTTTCCAACGAGGATTTGCGGATGAAATACCGCTACCTCGACCTGCGCCGCGAGCGCATGAACCGGAACATCCGCACGCGTCACAAGATCACCAACTCTGCGCGCAACTATCTCGACGCCGCTGGCTTCGTGGAAGTCGAAACGCCGATTTTGAGCAACCCGACGCCCGAAGGCGCCCGTGACTTCCTCGTGCCCGCCCGTTTGAATCCCGGCAAGTTCTATGCGCTGCCGCAGGCCCCGCAGCAGTATAAGCAGCTTCTCATGGTCGCTGGCCTGGAGCGCTACTTTCAAATTGCCCGCTGTTTCCGCGATGAAGACCTGCGCGCTGACCGCCAGCCCGAGTTCACGCAGATTGACATCGAGGCCAGTTTCATCGAGCGCAACGACATCATCACGCTCGTTGAAGGCCTGCTCGCCAGCATGTTCAAATCTGGCACCGGACGCGACATTCCCCTGCCCTTCCCGATCATGACGTATCAGGAAGCGATGGACCGCTACGGCTCTGACAAGCCCGACACACGCTATGGCAACGAGATCGTCGATATGGCCGATGTCTTTGCCAGCAGCGGCTTCAAAATCTTCCGCAGCACCATCGAAGGCGGTGGCGTCGTGCGCTCCATCAACGTGAAGGGTTTCGCCGGCATCACCACGGGTCAGATGATCCGTTTGAACGAGATCGCCACGCAGGCGGGCATGAAGGTGAAGCAACTCGCCTTCATCAAGGTGGAGCGCGATGCGAATGGCGTGCTCGAGTACAAGTCCCCGCTGTGGAAATTCTTCAGCCCCGAGGAACAGCAGGCGCTCATCGCCAAGCTCAAGGTCGAAGAAAACGACCTCATCTTCTTCTACGCCGGCACCTGGCAGGAAGCGTGTGACATTCTCGGTCGCGTCCGCGTCGAGATCGCGAACATGACCGAACTCACGAAGGGCAGCACCGCCTTCAACTTCCTCTGGGTCGTCGATTTCCCGCTCCTGGCCCACGACGCCGAAACGCAGAGCTGGGTGGCCGTGCATCACCCTTTCACCCGCCCGAAAACGGAGGACATCCCGCTCATGGAAGCCGGTGAATACGCCAAAGTCCGCGCCGAAGCCTACGACGTGGTCCTCAACGGCTACGAACTAGGCGGCGGCTCCATCCGAATCCACGAGAAGGATCTGCAAGCCAAGATGTTCAGCGTCCTCGGCGTGAACGAGGAAGAACAGGCGCATAAATTCGGCCATCTCCTCGACGCCTTCCGCTTCGGCGCTCCGCCTCACGGCGGCCTCGCCCTCGGCCTCGACCGCGTCGCCATGCTCGTCAGCGGCGAGGACAGCATCCGCGAAGTCATCGCCTTCCCGAAGAACAACAAAGGCGCCGACCTGATGACTGACAGCCCGACGACCATCGACTTCAAGACGCTCCGCGAGATTTACATCCAGAGCACCTTCAAGGAGAAGAAGCCGGAGGCTGCTGCTCCCATCGGAGGATAG
- a CDS encoding sigma-70 family RNA polymerase sigma factor produces the protein MTHSFHDTRWTLIARSRGDDPVSRAALSELCEAYYAPVVSFLRHDGRAEDAARDLAHDFFAKLLEGDAINGADPLRGRFRSYLLSALKRFAADQRDHDHAAKRGGGQIHAVIENDDSSTGAGLQIADANVEAPDAAFDRQWALTVLARALSTLEAELRDSGKGLQFETLKQWLTADGDATPQSEAAAKLGLSEDTVKVAIHRLRKRFRDAVKAEIAQTVSDSGNVREELDALMNALRGGGG, from the coding sequence ATGACGCACAGTTTCCATGACACGCGCTGGACTCTCATCGCCCGCTCGCGTGGTGATGATCCGGTGAGCCGTGCGGCGCTAAGCGAGCTGTGTGAGGCTTACTATGCGCCGGTGGTGTCCTTCTTGCGACACGATGGCCGTGCGGAGGATGCTGCGCGGGACTTGGCGCATGATTTTTTTGCCAAGTTGCTCGAGGGGGATGCCATCAACGGGGCCGATCCGCTCCGCGGTCGTTTTCGCAGCTATCTGCTATCCGCGTTGAAGCGATTCGCTGCGGATCAGCGGGATCACGATCATGCGGCAAAGCGCGGTGGCGGGCAGATTCATGCGGTGATCGAGAATGACGACTCCAGCACCGGTGCTGGCCTGCAAATCGCCGACGCGAACGTCGAAGCGCCCGATGCGGCGTTTGATCGCCAGTGGGCGCTTACGGTGCTCGCACGAGCGTTGAGCACGTTGGAAGCAGAGTTGCGTGACAGTGGCAAAGGACTCCAATTCGAGACGCTGAAGCAGTGGCTGACCGCAGACGGTGATGCCACGCCGCAAAGTGAAGCGGCAGCGAAACTCGGCCTCAGCGAAGATACCGTCAAAGTCGCCATCCACCGCTTGCGCAAACGCTTCCGCGATGCCGTGAAGGCCGAAATCGCTCAAACCGTGAGCGATTCAGGCAACGTGCGTGAGGAGCTTGATGCGCTGATGAACGCGTTGCGCGGAGGCGGAGGATAG
- the dtd gene encoding D-aminoacyl-tRNA deacylase, with the protein MRLVLQRVSSASVAVDNQITGQIGAGLLILAGIESDDTADDAAWLTQKVTQMRIFGDAEGKMNLCVKDIGGELLVVSQFTLHASTKKGNRPSFIRAARPEHAIPLYEQFLTMLEVEIGKPVARGIFGADMKVALINDGPVTICLDSRARE; encoded by the coding sequence ATGCGCCTCGTCCTCCAACGCGTCTCTTCCGCCTCCGTAGCCGTCGACAATCAAATCACCGGCCAGATTGGCGCCGGTTTGCTCATTCTCGCCGGCATTGAAAGCGATGACACGGCGGATGATGCAGCCTGGTTAACGCAGAAGGTGACACAGATGCGCATCTTCGGCGATGCGGAAGGCAAGATGAACCTCTGCGTGAAGGACATCGGTGGCGAGTTGCTCGTCGTGAGCCAGTTCACGCTGCATGCGAGCACGAAGAAGGGCAACCGGCCCAGTTTCATCCGCGCGGCACGTCCTGAGCACGCGATTCCGCTCTACGAACAGTTTTTGACGATGCTGGAAGTGGAGATTGGCAAGCCGGTAGCACGCGGCATCTTCGGCGCGGACATGAAAGTGGCGCTGATCAACGACGGCCCGGTGACGATCTGCCTCGACTCACGGGCGCGTGAATAA
- a CDS encoding amidohydrolase family protein, which translates to MNRRRFLQTTAAAALIHEPAQAAPPATRIIDTHTHFYDPTRPSGVPWPGKGSKLYRTVLPADWLAVAAPHGVKETVIVEASPLVEDNQWILDLAAKEKSIVGFVGHLDPGAEFAANLKRFAANPIFRGIRWSGNFLLDEAKRESVLAGAKLLAEHGLELDLNGPPAYLPHAAKLAADIPDLRVLINHLGAPGDPQALRPEWKDNIRTVAKQPNVFMKVSALVEQKQWPDGQAPRDTAYYLPILDHLWETFGPDRLIYGSDWPVSDRGAPYEVLFKIVDEYFRAKGPEACEKYFWKNSLTAYRWIERQ; encoded by the coding sequence ATGAACCGCCGCCGTTTCCTCCAGACCACCGCCGCAGCCGCCCTGATCCATGAACCTGCCCAGGCCGCACCACCAGCGACGCGCATCATCGACACGCACACGCATTTCTACGATCCCACGCGTCCCAGCGGCGTTCCGTGGCCCGGCAAAGGGTCCAAACTCTACCGCACCGTGCTGCCTGCCGACTGGCTTGCCGTCGCAGCACCGCATGGCGTCAAAGAAACGGTCATCGTCGAGGCCAGTCCGCTGGTGGAAGACAACCAGTGGATTCTCGATCTCGCAGCGAAAGAGAAGTCCATCGTCGGTTTCGTCGGTCATCTCGATCCTGGAGCGGAGTTTGCCGCGAACTTGAAACGTTTCGCCGCCAATCCGATATTCCGTGGCATCCGCTGGAGTGGCAATTTCCTGCTCGACGAGGCGAAACGCGAATCCGTGCTCGCAGGGGCCAAACTGCTGGCCGAGCACGGCCTCGAACTCGATTTGAACGGACCCCCAGCTTATCTGCCGCACGCCGCCAAACTCGCCGCCGATATTCCCGATCTACGTGTCCTCATCAATCACCTCGGTGCTCCTGGCGATCCGCAGGCCCTGCGTCCTGAGTGGAAGGACAACATCCGCACCGTTGCCAAGCAGCCGAACGTCTTCATGAAGGTCTCCGCCCTCGTCGAGCAGAAGCAATGGCCCGACGGCCAAGCTCCGCGCGACACAGCCTACTACCTGCCCATTCTCGATCACCTCTGGGAAACCTTCGGCCCCGACCGCCTCATCTACGGCAGCGACTGGCCGGTTTCCGACCGTGGAGCGCCCTACGAGGTCTTGTTCAAGATCGTGGACGAATACTTCCGCGCCAAAGGCCCCGAAGCCTGCGAGAAGTACTTCTGGAAGAACTCGCTGACCGCGTATCGCTGGATCGAACGCCAGTAA